The Candidatus Obscuribacterales bacterium genome contains the following window.
GGATAGTCAGGATCGCTGGGTTCTGACAGACCACGGGCATGAACTGCCATAAATCGAGCCCGGCCGTCGGGAGTAGGAAAATGCCGATCGGTATAGAGGCGGCGATCGCTTTTCTGCCAGTCGGTGGATTGCTGGGAATAGGGCCATTGCACGGGCCCTTGCTCCAGTAGGCGATCGTGGCTGATGCCGGTCATATCACAAAGGCGATCGCCGGTGAGTTGCACAAATTCGGCATAAACCTCAGCCGAGGTTGCCCAGGAAAATTGCTGCTCAAATCCTAGACGGCGACCCACCTCGGCAAAAATTTCCCAATCGGCCTTGGCTTCGCCCACCGGACAGCGCACAGCCGTACAAAGGGTGACCCGGCGCTCGGAGTTGGTCATGGTACCCGTTTTTTCGCCCCATTGGGCCGCTGGTAGGAGCACATGGGCGTAGGCTGCCGTTTCCGTCGGGTAGTAGGCATCTTGGTATACCGTGAAGGGCGATCGCCTCAAGGCGGCATGGGTGCGTTTCAGGTCAGGCATACTCACCGCAAGGTTAGTCGCCGCAACCCAAAGCATCTTCACCGCGCCGCTTTCCAGCCCTCGAATCATCTCCCAGGCAGAGCGGCCCGGGGTGGGAGACATCTGCCCTTCCGGCAACTGCCAATACTGTTCAACCTGGCGACGATGCTCTGGATTCTTCACCGAGCGGTAGCCAGGCAACAGGTGCGATAGGCCACCGGCTTCTCGTCCCCCCATAGCGTTGGGCTGCCCCGTCAGCGAGAAGGGGCCGGTACCCGGTTTGCCAATGTTGCCGGTCATCAAGTGTAGGTTAATCAGGCTGCCGACCTTAGCCGTACCCTCAGCATACTGGTTCAGCCCCATCGACCAGAGCGACAGCACCCGTTTCGCCTGCCCCCAGTAGTCAGCCGCTTGCTGGAGATCGTCCAAAGGAATGCCGCAGGTGGCTGCTACGCGTTCAGGCGGATAATGGCGTAAGACGTCGGCATATTGAGAAAAGCCGCTGGTGCATTCATCGATAAACGACACGTCTAGATCGCCGCGCTGCAGCAGCAGATGGGCGATGCCGTGCATTAGGTCAATATCGGTACCGGGGCGAATGGCTAGATGCAGATCCGCCACCTCAGCGGTGGGGGTGCGGCGCGGATCAACCACAATCAACTTGACATGCTCGTTGCGCTTGTGGTGTTTGCGCAGGCGGTTGAAGACAATCGGGTGGCATTCGGCGGTGTTGGTGCCAATCAAAAAAGCACAGTCGGTTTCCTCTAAATCCTCATAGCAACAGGGCGGGCCATCCGATCCCAAACTGTAGGTATAGCCCGCCACAGCAGAGGACATACAGAGTCGCGAATTAGCATCAAAATTGTTGGTCCCCAAACAGCCCTTGATCAGCTTCTGGGCCGCGTAGTAGTCCTCAGTGTGGAACTGTCCCGACCCATACATACAAATAGCATCACTGCCGACCGTGCACTGCAGGGTTTGGATGTGATCGACGATGCGCTGGTAGGCATCATCCCAACTGACGCGCCGGAATGGCTGATCCAAGGACTCGCGCATCATCGGGTAGAGCAAGCGATCGCGATCCAAGGACTCCGCCACCGTCGCCCCTTTTACGCATACCTGCCCCAAGCTAGACGGATGGGAGCGATCGCCCCTCACCTTACCCACTCCCTCACCGCTAGGCGACGGCACCACCTCTAGGCCGCAGCCCACGCCGCAGTAGGGACATAACGTTTTCACACAATCTGCCACCTGTGATTCTCTCCGTTCTGCCAACGACCTAGTTTTCTGGAAACATACCCGATCTGGGAACAGTCGGCAGGAGTCAACACCTGCTAACTCCAACCGACCATCTCTTCCCCGAGGGGCTATTCCGTATCATCGTGGGCATAACGACGATAGAGGAAGTCGAGGGCGTGGTTGCGCAACTCATAGTATGCCGGCGCTTCCATCAAACGGCCGCGATCGCGAGGGCGTTCGAAGGGAATATCCAAAACCTCACCAATCCGGGCGGCGGGGCCATTGGTCATCATTACCAAGCGATCGCCCAAGAACAGCGCTTCATCAATATCGTGGGTGATCATCAACACGGTGGTGCGATGGGCATGCCAAATTTTCAGCAGCTCTTCCTGCAGTTCTTCGCGGGTAATCGGATCCAGTGCGCCAAAGGGTTCATCCAAGATCAGCACCTTTGGACGCAGAGCCAAGGCTCGGGCAATACAAACCCGCTGCTTCATACCGCCAGAAAGGGCGCTAGGCTTCTTGTTGGCCGCCTCATCGAGACCCACCATGGCTAGATGCTCATGGACAATCTGAGATTTTTCTGCCTTAGATTTATCTGGAAAGACAGAATCGACGCCTAGATAAATATTTTCATAGGCGGTTAGCCAAGGCAGGAGAGAGTAGTTTTGAAACACCACCATGCGATCGGGGCCCGGTTCGGTGATCGGCTGATCTTGTAACCGCACCTCCCCCGAGGATGGCGTCAGAAAACCTGCCACCATATCCAGCAGAGTAGATTTACCACAGCCGGAATGGCCAATGAGACAAACAAACTCCCCTTCCTTCACCGTTAGATCGATACCATCCAGAACTACGTAAGGGCCATTGGCCGTCGGATAGATTTTGGTGATCTTATCCAAGACCAAATAGGGTTCTGTTTGTTGAGAAGGGTTGGAACTGCGAACCGCGCTGTCTAACATTTGCATGAGGATTGAAGGATTAAGGGCTGAAGAACACTAGAGAGCTGGAGGAGCATGGATAGAACCCATCCCTCCAGCCTGGTAAACAGAACGTCTAGGACACTGACGTTAGTTGATCTAAGGCGATCTCTTCGATGTTTACGTCACGCTTGATAGCAAAACTCTTGAGGTAGTCGATGGGGTTATCGGGGTCAAAGGTTGATTCATCAAACAGATGCAGTGGATTGCGATCGCGCCCAATATCCAGCAGTCCTACCTCACGGGCAGCCTGGCCAAACACATCAATGCGACGGGTGCGATCGAGCACTTCGATCCAGTTGCGAGGGAAAGGTACAATTCCCCAGCGGGCCATTTGGGTCAGCGTCCACAGGGCTTCCACTTCGTCAGGATAGTTAGTTTTCCGCACCGAAAACTGGTTGTAATTCAAAATCAGTTGGGGATCCTCGCCCATGCCGCGATCGTAGGGATCCAGGAAGCCAGGACGGATATGCATCGGGTCTGCACCGACATAGTCCGGTTGGCTCAACAACTCTAGAATTTCTTCGCGATTGCGGCGATCGTCGCAATAGTCGCAGGCTTCCAGCAGCGCCTTCACCAACGCCAGATGAGTTTCCGGGTAGCGGTTGGCCCAATCTTCCCGCACACCCAGCACCTTCTCGGTATGCTCGGGCAAAATTTCCGAGTCTACCTGAATGGCATACCCCAGCCCTTCCTGAATAGCGCGGGAGTTCCAAGGTTCTCCAGCGGAATAGCCATCAATATTGCCGGTCTTCAAATTTGAAATCATCTGCGCCGGCGGAATGACCACTAGTCCCACATCGCGATCAGGATCAATGCCGCCAGAGGCTAGCCAATAGCGCAGCATCAGGTTATGCATGGAGGAGCCATGAACCACCCCTAAGGTATGGGTGCGATCGGGGGTGCGGGCGATCGCTTCCCTGAAGTCGCTGAGCGTGCGCACGCCTTCA
Protein-coding sequences here:
- a CDS encoding molybdopterin-dependent oxidoreductase, which encodes MKTLCPYCGVGCGLEVVPSPSGEGVGKVRGDRSHPSSLGQVCVKGATVAESLDRDRLLYPMMRESLDQPFRRVSWDDAYQRIVDHIQTLQCTVGSDAICMYGSGQFHTEDYYAAQKLIKGCLGTNNFDANSRLCMSSAVAGYTYSLGSDGPPCCYEDLEETDCAFLIGTNTAECHPIVFNRLRKHHKRNEHVKLIVVDPRRTPTAEVADLHLAIRPGTDIDLMHGIAHLLLQRGDLDVSFIDECTSGFSQYADVLRHYPPERVAATCGIPLDDLQQAADYWGQAKRVLSLWSMGLNQYAEGTAKVGSLINLHLMTGNIGKPGTGPFSLTGQPNAMGGREAGGLSHLLPGYRSVKNPEHRRQVEQYWQLPEGQMSPTPGRSAWEMIRGLESGAVKMLWVAATNLAVSMPDLKRTHAALRRSPFTVYQDAYYPTETAAYAHVLLPAAQWGEKTGTMTNSERRVTLCTAVRCPVGEAKADWEIFAEVGRRLGFEQQFSWATSAEVYAEFVQLTGDRLCDMTGISHDRLLEQGPVQWPYSQQSTDWQKSDRRLYTDRHFPTPDGRARFMAVHARGLSEPSDPDYP
- a CDS encoding nitrate ABC transporter ATP-binding protein (This model describes the ATP binding subunits of ATP-binding cassette (ABC) transporters for nitrate transport, or for bicarbonate transport, in bacteria and archaea.), which encodes MQMLDSAVRSSNPSQQTEPYLVLDKITKIYPTANGPYVVLDGIDLTVKEGEFVCLIGHSGCGKSTLLDMVAGFLTPSSGEVRLQDQPITEPGPDRMVVFQNYSLLPWLTAYENIYLGVDSVFPDKSKAEKSQIVHEHLAMVGLDEAANKKPSALSGGMKQRVCIARALALRPKVLILDEPFGALDPITREELQEELLKIWHAHRTTVLMITHDIDEALFLGDRLVMMTNGPAARIGEVLDIPFERPRDRGRLMEAPAYYELRNHALDFLYRRYAHDDTE